A window of Candidatus Sericytochromatia bacterium genomic DNA:
TGGGTACTCATAGATATTCTCCGAATTCAGGAACTGGGCGTCAGACGATTGACGAGGAGGTCTTCCGGGCAAAACCGGGAGCGACCTCCTGGTGACGTATCCAGCTCGCGAGGGTTAAAGTGCGCGAATCAAGCCTCGCGCGGCTTACTTGTCGAGCTGTTCGCCCGACTTGGCGATGCGAACCTTGGTTCCATCGGCCAACGTCTTGACCTTGACCCGGGTCGGCTTTTTGGTGGCGGGATCGATCGGCATGAGCTTGCTCATATCAACCGGCATTTCCTGCTTCACGATGCCGCCCTGAGGATTGGTCATGGAAGGCTTCTGGTGCTTGGTCCGGACGTTGAC
This region includes:
- the rplX gene encoding 50S ribosomal protein L24, producing the protein MQRIKKGDIVMVTAGRKEAEGGDRGKTGEVLRVNPESNQAVVQGVNVRTKHQKPSMTNPQGGIVKQEMPVDMSKLMPIDPATKKPTRVKVKTLADGTKVRIAKSGEQLDK